In Pseudokineococcus lusitanus, one genomic interval encodes:
- a CDS encoding ribonuclease P protein component translates to MLPAARRVRTADAFGRAVRGGDRAGRSTLVVHLAPPRAGTDDDDPTTTPSPRPAAAGFVVSRAVGGAVVRNRVRRRLQHLVAARLDGLPPGTELVVRALPPAADADGARLAEDLDGALRSASRRRARRAGTP, encoded by the coding sequence GTGCTGCCGGCGGCCCGCCGCGTGCGCACCGCTGACGCCTTCGGGCGCGCGGTGCGCGGCGGCGACCGGGCCGGCCGCAGCACGCTCGTCGTCCACCTGGCCCCCCCGCGGGCGGGGACGGACGACGACGACCCCACGACCACCCCGTCACCGCGTCCTGCGGCGGCGGGGTTCGTCGTCTCCCGCGCCGTCGGCGGCGCCGTCGTCCGCAACCGCGTCCGGCGCCGGCTGCAGCACCTCGTGGCCGCCCGGCTCGACGGGCTGCCCCCCGGCACCGAGCTCGTCGTCCGGGCGCTCCCGCCGGCCGCCGACGCCGACGGGGCCCGGCTCGCCGAGGACCTCGACGGCGCGCTGAGGTCCGCCTCGCGCCGGCGTGCCCGCCGGGCGGGGACGCCGTGA